The following coding sequences are from one uncultured Cohaesibacter sp. window:
- a CDS encoding dienelactone hydrolase family protein — MLHTSFEPVPLPATEAKAEVVCLDRHKVAQNSITGEWPNRQMCPVHVPELHSFRLANPSGQALVYAGGGYTKLMYDKEGVEVALWLNSLGLDAHILVHRLPGADSGTGGVYNKSVALNDGKAALAHLEATSAKLPLFHVGLSSGGHMAGVMACQPSSLDVRGALIAYAPINANHRQHKYPQDKPDYPPVQKQDFYDDWAIGLEDQPHGLPHCPIFMAYALQDRSVPVQHALNLLQAASRNNMTVDAHIFGTAPHGFALRNLDGTHATWPALAKDWIARLL, encoded by the coding sequence ATGCTTCACACTTCTTTTGAGCCAGTCCCACTTCCTGCAACTGAAGCCAAAGCTGAAGTAGTATGTCTGGATCGGCATAAAGTTGCACAAAACAGTATTACTGGTGAATGGCCCAACCGACAGATGTGCCCTGTTCATGTGCCTGAGCTCCATAGTTTCCGGCTTGCCAATCCTTCAGGGCAAGCTCTGGTTTATGCTGGCGGCGGATACACAAAGCTCATGTATGACAAAGAGGGTGTTGAAGTTGCGCTGTGGTTGAACAGTCTCGGCCTTGATGCACACATTCTTGTTCATCGTTTGCCCGGAGCGGATAGTGGCACCGGCGGCGTCTATAACAAATCTGTTGCGCTAAATGACGGAAAAGCCGCTTTGGCCCATTTGGAAGCGACAAGCGCCAAACTACCTCTATTCCATGTAGGGCTCTCGTCAGGCGGTCACATGGCGGGTGTCATGGCTTGCCAGCCTAGCAGTCTTGATGTGCGGGGCGCGTTGATTGCTTATGCGCCGATTAATGCCAACCATCGGCAACATAAATATCCGCAAGACAAACCGGATTATCCTCCGGTGCAAAAACAGGACTTTTATGATGACTGGGCCATCGGACTGGAAGATCAACCGCATGGCTTGCCCCATTGCCCAATCTTCATGGCTTACGCATTGCAGGATAGATCCGTCCCGGTTCAACATGCCCTAAACTTGTTACAGGCAGCCAGTCGCAACAATATGACCGTCGATGCTCACATCTTTGGAACGGCTCCACACGGTTTTGCTCTGCGTAATCTCGACGGCACCCACGCGACATGGCCAGCTCTGGCGAAAGACTGGATCGCGCGATTGCTCTAG
- a CDS encoding PAS domain-containing methyl-accepting chemotaxis protein, producing the protein MISLTSKNENKAKIEAIGRSWMIAEFSTDGTILDCNANFEKAFGYNLKDIKGKNHSILVPKVSANSSEESALWSNLRQGKDETGEFARASKDGRELWILANYCAVNGGSGKPSKILLLASDITEQKNRINKMAGHTEAIDKSQAVIEFDLQGNIITANKNFCQTIGYRLEEIQGKHHSLFVENDYAKSGEYTAFWDKLRSGQFHSGEFKRVAKDGHDVWIQATYNPVFDRKGQPVSVVKFATDITETVEERLRRRAIQKQIDGELNDIAETVSNTNEQAASAASAAIQASSSVQTVAAAAEELVASIEEISRQVSQATRVSSQAVNEANQSATIMSGLSDDAQSIGDVIELIDNIAAQTNLLALNATIEAARAGEAGKGFAVVASEVKELASQTTKATENISARINSVQTSTAGAVNAINEIKDVIQQVSDIATSIAASIEEQSAVTRDISGNMQTASIGVATITDNVGAISQATSHMDSSTRNVREASRKLA; encoded by the coding sequence ATGATCTCACTTACCAGCAAGAACGAAAATAAAGCAAAAATTGAGGCCATTGGTCGCTCTTGGATGATTGCCGAGTTTTCTACCGACGGAACTATTCTTGATTGCAACGCCAATTTCGAGAAAGCTTTCGGATATAATCTCAAAGATATTAAAGGCAAGAACCATTCAATTCTGGTTCCCAAAGTGTCTGCAAATTCCTCTGAAGAAAGTGCTCTCTGGTCCAATCTTCGCCAAGGTAAGGACGAAACGGGCGAATTTGCTCGCGCCTCAAAAGATGGCCGTGAATTATGGATCCTGGCCAATTACTGTGCGGTGAATGGCGGCTCGGGCAAACCAAGCAAAATTCTGCTGCTCGCAAGCGACATCACTGAACAGAAAAATCGCATTAACAAAATGGCTGGCCACACTGAGGCGATCGACAAATCTCAGGCTGTTATCGAATTTGATCTTCAGGGCAACATCATTACAGCGAACAAGAACTTCTGTCAGACAATCGGCTACCGTCTTGAAGAAATTCAGGGCAAGCATCACAGCCTCTTCGTGGAGAACGACTACGCTAAGTCCGGTGAATATACAGCCTTCTGGGATAAGTTGCGAAGCGGTCAGTTCCACTCAGGCGAGTTTAAACGCGTTGCCAAGGACGGACATGACGTCTGGATTCAAGCGACTTACAATCCGGTCTTTGATCGTAAAGGGCAGCCGGTGAGCGTCGTGAAATTTGCGACAGATATAACGGAAACCGTCGAAGAACGTCTACGCCGCAGGGCCATCCAAAAGCAGATTGACGGAGAGCTTAACGACATTGCTGAAACTGTTTCCAACACCAATGAGCAAGCGGCCAGTGCTGCCAGTGCAGCTATACAAGCCTCTTCCAGCGTGCAGACCGTGGCAGCGGCCGCAGAGGAACTGGTAGCATCCATCGAAGAAATCAGCCGGCAGGTCTCACAGGCAACGCGCGTTTCCAGTCAAGCAGTTAATGAGGCCAACCAATCAGCGACGATTATGAGCGGCCTTTCTGACGACGCTCAAAGCATCGGTGACGTGATCGAACTGATTGACAACATTGCCGCCCAAACCAACCTGCTGGCGCTCAACGCCACCATTGAGGCCGCGCGTGCTGGTGAAGCAGGCAAGGGTTTTGCGGTTGTTGCATCCGAGGTCAAGGAACTGGCTTCCCAGACCACCAAGGCAACAGAGAATATCAGTGCCCGGATCAACTCGGTGCAAACATCCACGGCCGGAGCGGTCAATGCCATCAACGAAATCAAGGATGTTATCCAACAGGTCAGCGATATCGCAACCAGCATCGCAGCATCTATCGAAGAGCAATCGGCAGTAACCCGCGATATTTCCGGCAATATGCAGACAGCATCGATCGGGGTGGCGACCATTACCGACAATGTTGGAGCTATCTCGCAAGCGACATCTCACATGGACAGTTCCACACGCAACGTTCGCGAGGCTTCTCGCAAGCTGGCATAA
- a CDS encoding SlyX family protein gives MTQELESRVIDLEIQITHQANTIDDLSQMVSRQWDIIDRLTKQVKLLQDSLVELEENMVAPPGNEKPPHY, from the coding sequence TTGACCCAAGAGCTCGAGAGCCGTGTCATCGATCTGGAAATTCAGATCACGCATCAGGCCAACACAATCGATGATCTCTCGCAAATGGTATCCCGCCAATGGGACATTATCGACAGACTCACCAAGCAGGTGAAATTGCTTCAAGACAGTCTGGTTGAGCTGGAAGAAAATATGGTCGCTCCTCCGGGCAATGAGAAGCCGCCGCATTACTGA
- a CDS encoding Rrf2 family transcriptional regulator, producing the protein MRLAKGTDFAYRILMLVAMNDERSLTVETVASALRLSRTHCMKLIAKLSNSGFLKTTRGRGGGLVLGKAPEEIRMGDVAKAMEADFGVVECLCPRCDDQPQPDCPMFGGCEMSRVISRSIKQFVANLNEHTLAEIVEKSKNSQNLVLSPDGIPLGCMPEE; encoded by the coding sequence ATGAGATTGGCTAAAGGGACCGATTTCGCTTATCGGATTTTAATGCTGGTCGCCATGAATGACGAGCGCAGTCTAACCGTGGAAACTGTGGCCTCGGCCCTGCGCCTTTCGCGCACCCATTGCATGAAGCTCATCGCAAAACTGTCCAACAGTGGCTTCCTGAAGACAACTCGGGGGCGCGGTGGCGGTCTTGTGCTTGGCAAGGCTCCTGAAGAGATTCGCATGGGCGATGTCGCCAAGGCCATGGAAGCTGATTTCGGTGTTGTGGAATGCTTGTGCCCGCGTTGTGATGATCAACCGCAACCTGATTGTCCGATGTTCGGCGGCTGCGAAATGTCGCGTGTCATTTCCCGCTCCATAAAACAGTTCGTTGCAAATCTGAACGAACATACGCTGGCAGAAATCGTCGAGAAGTCCAAGAATTCGCAAAATCTGGTTCTCTCTCCGGACGGCATCCCGCTTGGGTGCATGCCAGAGGAATAG
- a CDS encoding phage regulatory CII family protein yields MCQIKTKDRGKQFGFLVRKAIAESNRYDIASVAKGIDMSYQAFYQRLQGNTPFSADEIRRLIAFFPAPALVGYLLKGTAFVAAERIDNKEACGEDHIFQAAHRIVFEASDVLEVIDQALKDKKIDHREVITIMEAIDDAERSLLSLREFVASLK; encoded by the coding sequence ATGTGCCAGATAAAAACCAAGGACCGGGGAAAACAATTTGGTTTTCTCGTGCGCAAGGCAATTGCAGAAAGCAATCGCTATGACATTGCCTCTGTAGCCAAAGGCATCGATATGAGCTATCAGGCTTTTTATCAGCGCCTGCAGGGCAATACTCCCTTCTCGGCCGATGAGATCCGGCGTCTGATCGCCTTCTTCCCAGCCCCCGCGTTGGTCGGGTATCTGCTAAAGGGAACGGCATTTGTCGCAGCAGAGCGGATCGACAACAAAGAAGCCTGCGGCGAAGACCATATTTTTCAAGCAGCGCATCGCATTGTCTTTGAAGCCTCTGACGTCTTGGAAGTCATCGATCAGGCACTCAAGGATAAAAAGATTGACCATCGCGAAGTCATCACGATCATGGAAGCAATCGATGATGCCGAGCGAAGTCTGCTTTCTCTCAGAGAGTTCGTCGCTAGCCTGAAATGA